The following are encoded in a window of Sporosarcina luteola genomic DNA:
- a CDS encoding Yip1 family protein: MNPLISIWSQPTKTLQYMLEKKSVGYGFLIFLLGSISTGVISTATTGWFNGLPLFIIVFMSIVTSYAGALLGWVVVSALYTWIGKWLGGTGKYSEMIHVTPAATIPMIWLAPMNILILAIYGSRLFEVPTENFGITNLPLGVYFLMNLISIGVSIYGTVISCKGIGLVHNFSAWRGFGVVAILMGIGIVLAIVFSLIIGLALFSFFMA; the protein is encoded by the coding sequence ATGAATCCATTGATATCCATATGGAGCCAGCCGACGAAGACGCTTCAATACATGCTTGAGAAGAAGTCGGTTGGATACGGATTTCTCATTTTTTTATTAGGATCAATTAGCACGGGTGTTATCTCTACGGCAACAACAGGTTGGTTTAATGGACTGCCATTGTTTATAATTGTTTTCATGTCAATTGTAACGTCATATGCCGGAGCATTGCTCGGATGGGTGGTTGTGTCCGCGCTGTATACATGGATTGGGAAATGGCTTGGGGGGACTGGGAAGTATTCCGAGATGATCCACGTGACGCCAGCCGCAACAATACCGATGATCTGGCTCGCTCCGATGAACATCCTTATTCTTGCTATATACGGCTCACGCTTATTCGAAGTGCCGACGGAGAACTTTGGAATCACTAATCTGCCGCTTGGGGTTTATTTCTTAATGAACCTTATCTCAATAGGAGTGAGTATTTACGGGACGGTAATTTCTTGTAAGGGAATTGGGCTTGTCCATAATTTCTCAGCATGGCGCGGATTCGGTGTCGTTGCAATTCTAATGGGTATTGGCATAGTTCTTGCGATCGTATTCTCACTAATTATCGGTCTTGCTCTCTTTTCATTTTTTATGGCTTAG
- a CDS encoding CPBP family intramembrane glutamic endopeptidase, with the protein MKNWKISISIVLLYIAMQFGSIPVSKGFFTYFQNTAGMEKEDAAFYGFAWALFITNMIAAPIILFMTTRNKRFWDIFKGKKATPLMTILWGVLGFFMAMAGQMIAGIIEIALGIEPGSENTALLSEVAKLSPIIIFSIVIFAPLLEEIIFRRVLFGGIYTKTNFWIAAIVSGIVFAAVHGELQHLLIYMAPGMVFAFIYHHTKRIWAPMIAHFLMNGFVMIVQLNYEKLEQWQKNLQQTFIHFMQ; encoded by the coding sequence ATGAAAAACTGGAAAATCTCTATTTCGATCGTTCTTTTATACATAGCAATGCAGTTCGGAAGCATTCCTGTCTCGAAAGGATTCTTCACCTACTTTCAAAACACCGCCGGCATGGAAAAGGAAGACGCGGCATTTTACGGCTTCGCCTGGGCGCTGTTTATTACCAACATGATCGCCGCACCGATCATCCTCTTCATGACAACGCGGAACAAACGGTTTTGGGATATTTTCAAAGGGAAGAAAGCGACGCCTTTGATGACAATCCTCTGGGGAGTATTAGGATTTTTCATGGCGATGGCTGGGCAAATGATTGCCGGCATCATCGAAATCGCTCTAGGCATCGAGCCGGGCTCTGAAAATACCGCTTTACTGAGCGAAGTCGCCAAACTGTCGCCGATCATCATCTTTTCAATCGTCATCTTCGCACCGCTTTTGGAAGAGATCATTTTCAGAAGGGTTTTATTCGGAGGCATTTATACAAAGACGAATTTCTGGATCGCGGCGATTGTAAGCGGTATTGTATTCGCGGCCGTCCACGGAGAACTTCAGCATCTTCTCATCTATATGGCGCCTGGAATGGTGTTTGCATTCATTTACCATCATACGAAGCGCATTTGGGCACCAATGATTGCCCACTTCCTCATGAACGGTTTCGTTATGATCGTCCAGCTGAATTATGAGAAGCTTGAGCAATGGCAAAAAAATCTTCAGCAAACATTTATTCATTTTATGCAATAA
- the groES gene encoding co-chaperone GroES, whose protein sequence is MLKPLGDRIVIELIEAEEKTSSGIVLPDSAKEKPQEGKVVAAGTGRVLENGQRVDLEVKEGDRIIFSKYAGTEVKYEGNEYLILRESDVLAIIG, encoded by the coding sequence TTGTTGAAACCATTAGGTGACCGTATCGTAATCGAACTGATCGAAGCAGAAGAAAAAACGTCAAGCGGTATCGTATTGCCGGATTCTGCAAAAGAGAAACCGCAAGAAGGAAAAGTTGTAGCGGCAGGTACTGGACGAGTTCTTGAAAACGGCCAGCGTGTTGACCTGGAAGTAAAAGAAGGCGACCGCATCATCTTCTCAAAATATGCTGGAACTGAAGTGAAATATGAAGGCAATGAATATTTGATCCTGCGTGAAAGCGACGTTCTGGCTATCATCGGTTAA
- the groL gene encoding chaperonin GroEL (60 kDa chaperone family; promotes refolding of misfolded polypeptides especially under stressful conditions; forms two stacked rings of heptamers to form a barrel-shaped 14mer; ends can be capped by GroES; misfolded proteins enter the barrel where they are refolded when GroES binds) gives MAKEIKFNEDARGAMLRGVDTLADAVKVTLGPKGRNVVLERKFGSPLITNDGVTIAKEIELEDAFENMGAKLVAEVASKTNEIAGDGTTTATVLAQAMIREGLKNVTAGANPVGIRKGIEKAVATAIEELKGISDEIESKQEIAQVAAISSGDEEVGELIAEAMERVGNDGVITIEESKGFTTELDVVEGMQFDRGYASAYMATDTDKMEAVLDNPYILITDKKISNIQEILPVLEQVVQQGKPLLMIAEDVEGEALATLVVNKLRGTFNAVAVKAPGFGDRRKAMLEDIAILTGGEVITEDLGLDLKSADINQLGRAAKVVVTKDHTTIVEGNGDSQQIASRVGQIRAQLEESTSEFDKEKLQERLAKLAGGVAVIKVGAATETELKERKLRIEDALNSTRAAVEEGIVSGGGTALVNVYSKVETLLESTEGDVATGVKIVLRALEEPVRQIANNAGLEGSIVVDRLKREEVGIGFNAANGEWVNMMQAGIVDPTKVTRSALQNAASVAAMLLSTEAVVADIPEPAGMGGGMPDMGGMGGMM, from the coding sequence ATGGCTAAAGAAATTAAATTTAATGAAGACGCGCGCGGCGCAATGCTACGCGGTGTAGATACACTTGCTGACGCTGTTAAAGTGACGCTTGGACCAAAAGGACGTAACGTCGTTCTTGAGAGAAAATTCGGTTCACCGCTTATCACAAACGACGGTGTAACGATTGCAAAAGAAATCGAGCTTGAAGATGCATTCGAAAACATGGGTGCAAAACTCGTAGCAGAAGTCGCTTCCAAAACGAACGAAATCGCTGGTGACGGTACGACGACTGCAACTGTTCTTGCGCAGGCGATGATCCGTGAAGGCTTGAAAAACGTAACAGCTGGTGCAAACCCTGTCGGCATCCGTAAAGGAATCGAAAAAGCGGTTGCAACGGCAATTGAAGAGTTGAAAGGCATTTCCGATGAAATCGAAAGCAAGCAGGAAATTGCACAAGTTGCAGCTATTTCTTCAGGCGACGAAGAAGTCGGCGAATTGATCGCTGAAGCGATGGAGCGCGTCGGCAACGATGGCGTCATCACAATCGAAGAGTCGAAAGGCTTCACGACTGAGCTTGATGTTGTAGAAGGTATGCAATTCGATCGCGGCTACGCATCTGCTTACATGGCGACAGACACGGACAAAATGGAAGCGGTTCTTGACAACCCATATATTTTGATCACAGATAAGAAGATTTCGAACATCCAAGAAATCCTGCCGGTTCTTGAGCAAGTCGTTCAACAAGGCAAGCCGTTGTTGATGATTGCTGAAGACGTGGAAGGCGAAGCACTTGCAACACTCGTTGTGAATAAACTTCGCGGTACATTCAACGCAGTAGCTGTTAAAGCACCAGGATTCGGCGACCGTCGTAAAGCGATGCTTGAAGATATCGCAATCCTTACAGGCGGGGAAGTCATCACGGAAGACCTTGGCCTAGATCTTAAATCCGCTGACATCAATCAGCTTGGACGCGCTGCGAAAGTCGTTGTCACAAAAGACCATACGACAATCGTTGAAGGAAATGGAGATTCACAGCAAATCGCTTCACGTGTCGGCCAAATCCGTGCGCAACTTGAAGAATCAACTTCCGAGTTCGACAAAGAGAAGCTGCAAGAACGCCTTGCGAAACTTGCTGGCGGCGTAGCAGTTATTAAAGTCGGAGCGGCAACTGAAACAGAATTGAAAGAGCGCAAACTTCGTATCGAAGACGCATTGAACTCTACTCGTGCGGCTGTCGAGGAAGGTATCGTATCCGGTGGTGGTACAGCGCTTGTGAACGTATATTCAAAAGTTGAAACACTTCTTGAAAGCACAGAAGGCGATGTCGCAACAGGCGTGAAAATCGTTCTTCGTGCACTTGAAGAGCCAGTTCGCCAAATTGCGAACAACGCAGGCCTCGAAGGCTCTATCGTTGTTGACCGCCTGAAACGCGAAGAAGTCGGCATCGGCTTCAACGCTGCGAACGGCGAATGGGTCAACATGATGCAAGCGGGTATCGTGGACCCGACAAAAGTTACTCGTTCTGCACTTCAAAATGCAGCATCCGTGGCGGCAATGCTCCTATCTACAGAAGCAGTCGTAGCAGATATCCCGGAACCAGCTGGAATGGGCGGCGGCATGCCTGACATGGGCGGAATGGGCGGAATGATGTAA
- a CDS encoding cupin domain-containing protein, translating into MNSHDPQFFISKLGLTPHREGGYYKQSFHSTETISDQEVTMNFEGKRMLYTSIYFLLTSKDISHFHRLKSDEVWYYHAGSPLTIHVIEENGEYKEIKLGLNLDKGEVPQALVPKNTIFGSSVMDPDTFSLVGCMVSPGFEYKDFELFTQEELLLKYPQHKDVILKMAYEIIPD; encoded by the coding sequence GTGAACAGCCATGATCCACAATTTTTCATATCCAAACTTGGACTAACTCCACATCGAGAGGGCGGTTATTATAAACAATCATTCCATTCGACCGAAACGATTTCCGATCAAGAAGTAACGATGAATTTCGAGGGGAAACGCATGCTCTATACGAGTATTTACTTTCTCTTAACTTCGAAAGACATCTCCCATTTCCATCGTTTGAAATCTGATGAAGTATGGTATTATCATGCGGGAAGTCCTCTAACCATTCATGTGATTGAGGAAAATGGGGAGTATAAAGAAATTAAATTAGGGTTGAATTTGGATAAAGGAGAAGTCCCACAGGCGTTAGTTCCAAAAAACACTATTTTCGGATCATCAGTGATGGATCCGGATACTTTCTCTTTAGTCGGATGTATGGTTTCGCCTGGTTTTGAGTACAAGGACTTTGAGTTGTTTACACAGGAAGAGCTTTTACTGAAATATCCTCAACATAAAGACGTCATCTTAAAGATGGCTTATGAGATAATTCCAGACTGA
- a CDS encoding BMP family lipoprotein produces MTNSTKKIAMVLVLAFMTVVMAACGNNTANKKEDKAGAGEEGLKIAIVTSPSGVDDGSFNEDNYNGILKFIENNPTATVKSVKEPTGDPAAAVQAVADIVADYDVIVTPGFQFAGVSSIAVENPDKIFIMNDTEPAPVDGQTDFDNIYAMNFAEQESGFFAGMAAALETKTNKVAVVNGIAYPSNVNYQFGFESGVNYANKVYGKNVELVELSGYAGTDVTGADVGGNYAGSFADEATGKVIGNALIKQGADIIFVAAGGTGNGVFTAVKEAKGDVKVVGVDVDQYDDGATGSKNIVLTSGVKFMAMNIEKALNSVADGSFKGGNVVLHADTDSTGFIKKEGRHQLSEDTLSKLNEAYELVKDGTMVPASNFNEHTPEKFPGL; encoded by the coding sequence ATGACGAACAGTACAAAGAAAATAGCAATGGTATTAGTCCTTGCTTTCATGACTGTTGTTATGGCCGCGTGCGGAAATAACACAGCTAATAAAAAGGAAGATAAGGCTGGAGCTGGCGAAGAAGGCTTGAAAATTGCAATTGTAACAAGCCCATCTGGCGTAGATGATGGCAGCTTCAATGAAGATAACTATAACGGCATTTTGAAGTTTATCGAAAATAATCCAACTGCAACAGTAAAGTCAGTTAAAGAACCAACAGGCGATCCAGCAGCTGCTGTACAAGCAGTTGCCGATATCGTGGCGGATTATGATGTAATTGTTACACCTGGTTTCCAATTTGCTGGGGTTTCGAGCATCGCTGTAGAAAATCCGGATAAGATCTTTATCATGAATGACACTGAGCCAGCTCCAGTAGATGGCCAAACTGATTTCGACAATATTTATGCAATGAATTTCGCCGAGCAGGAAAGTGGTTTCTTTGCGGGAATGGCTGCAGCACTTGAAACGAAGACAAACAAAGTAGCGGTTGTAAATGGGATCGCTTATCCTTCAAACGTAAACTATCAATTCGGTTTTGAATCAGGCGTTAATTATGCCAATAAAGTTTATGGGAAAAATGTTGAACTCGTTGAACTATCTGGTTATGCAGGAACGGATGTAACGGGTGCTGATGTAGGTGGTAACTACGCAGGATCCTTTGCGGATGAAGCGACTGGTAAAGTAATCGGCAATGCATTGATCAAACAAGGTGCAGATATTATTTTCGTTGCTGCAGGCGGGACTGGTAATGGTGTATTCACAGCAGTTAAGGAAGCGAAGGGCGACGTGAAAGTAGTTGGGGTGGATGTTGACCAATATGATGACGGTGCAACTGGTTCTAAAAATATCGTGTTAACTTCCGGCGTGAAATTCATGGCGATGAACATTGAAAAGGCATTGAATTCTGTTGCTGATGGATCCTTTAAAGGCGGAAATGTAGTTCTTCATGCAGATACAGATTCCACAGGTTTTATTAAAAAAGAGGGTCGTCACCAATTATCTGAGGATACGCTAAGCAAATTGAATGAGGCGTATGAGCTAGTGAAAGATGGCACAATGGTACCTGCATCCAATTTTAATGAACATACTCCAGAAAAGTTTCCAGGACTATAA
- a CDS encoding ABC transporter ATP-binding protein, which translates to MNFYYFSDDVRKENSMSDYIVEMKHITKRFPGIVANDDVSIGIRKGEIFALLGENGAGKSTLMSILCGMYEPDEGEIYIRGEKVQISSPNHAANLNIGMVHQHFKLVDDYTITENIILGVEPTSKFAGLFPYVGIRSANRKIEELSKSFGLEVEPTKKVADLTVSMQQRVEILKVLYREAEILIFDEPTAVLTPQEIDFLLGIIEGLRNSGKTIILITHKLEEIKKVADRCAVLNKGKLIDVLDVKTTSTNLMAQLMVGREVSFESEKAPAQFKEEVLKVEQLTVKNEDGFEVVKDVSFTIRSGEIFAIAGVADNGQVEIADAIAGLVKASGGKIFLNGQDITNDSIRNRTESGISYVPEDRQRFGLFLDFDVATNLVSKQYYKEPFSNKGILNKQEFDQFGSQLIDKYDIRSGQGIKTQVRSMSGGNQQKAIIAREIELQSPLMIFVQPTRGVDIGAIENIHKMIIEQRDQGKAILLVSLELDEIMNVADTIGVIYNGQFQKIASSESLTTNEVGEYMMGAKHE; encoded by the coding sequence ATGAACTTCTATTATTTTTCCGATGATGTGAGGAAGGAGAACAGTATGTCTGATTATATCGTTGAAATGAAACATATTACGAAACGTTTCCCTGGAATCGTAGCAAATGATGACGTATCCATTGGCATTAGGAAAGGTGAAATTTTTGCCTTGCTTGGTGAAAATGGTGCAGGCAAATCAACATTGATGAGTATTCTGTGCGGGATGTACGAACCCGATGAAGGAGAAATCTATATTCGGGGAGAGAAGGTACAAATCAGTTCGCCGAACCACGCGGCAAATCTTAACATCGGAATGGTCCATCAGCATTTTAAGTTAGTCGATGATTATACGATTACAGAGAATATCATTTTAGGGGTTGAGCCCACCAGCAAATTCGCCGGTCTCTTTCCTTACGTAGGTATTCGAAGTGCTAACCGTAAAATTGAAGAACTGTCCAAAAGCTTTGGTTTGGAAGTGGAGCCTACGAAAAAAGTAGCCGATCTTACCGTTTCCATGCAGCAACGTGTTGAAATTTTAAAAGTGCTCTACCGTGAAGCTGAAATCCTTATTTTTGATGAACCAACGGCAGTCCTAACGCCACAAGAAATTGATTTTCTCCTCGGTATTATCGAAGGTCTCCGAAATAGTGGAAAAACAATCATTCTCATCACACATAAGTTAGAAGAGATTAAGAAAGTGGCCGACCGATGCGCGGTATTGAACAAAGGTAAATTGATTGATGTGTTGGATGTGAAGACAACATCGACGAATCTTATGGCTCAATTAATGGTCGGTAGGGAAGTAAGCTTTGAATCTGAAAAAGCACCTGCTCAATTTAAAGAAGAAGTATTGAAAGTAGAACAGTTAACCGTGAAAAATGAGGACGGATTTGAAGTAGTCAAAGACGTTTCCTTTACGATACGCAGTGGCGAAATATTCGCGATTGCAGGGGTCGCAGATAATGGCCAAGTTGAAATAGCGGATGCCATTGCCGGTTTAGTAAAGGCGAGCGGCGGAAAGATCTTCCTCAATGGGCAGGACATTACGAATGACAGTATACGAAACAGAACTGAATCCGGAATCTCGTATGTACCTGAAGATCGTCAACGATTTGGACTGTTTTTGGATTTTGATGTAGCGACGAATTTAGTATCAAAGCAGTATTACAAAGAGCCGTTTTCGAATAAAGGAATTCTGAATAAACAGGAATTCGATCAATTTGGCAGTCAGTTGATTGATAAATATGATATTCGAAGTGGACAAGGGATTAAGACGCAAGTTCGTTCGATGAGTGGCGGCAACCAGCAAAAAGCAATAATTGCCCGTGAGATCGAATTGCAATCCCCGCTTATGATTTTCGTTCAGCCAACACGGGGAGTAGATATCGGTGCGATCGAAAACATTCATAAGATGATTATCGAACAACGCGATCAAGGAAAAGCGATCTTACTTGTTTCGTTAGAGCTGGACGAAATTATGAATGTAGCGGATACAATCGGTGTTATCTATAATGGCCAATTTCAAAAGATCGCAAGCAGTGAATCATTAACGACAAATGAAGTCGGCGAATATATGATGGGGGCAAAGCATGAGTAA
- a CDS encoding ABC transporter permease, with the protein MSKDKKKTSLRYRLIWPLRNEKWQPISIPVASILVSFIAAAIIILLLGKNPFQAFYNLFQGAGILPKPTYAGYKSMFTDFLQLLNAMTPMVFASLAVAVALRAGLFNIGVSGQMLFSGFLATVIVGYSGLDAFIAKPLVLLVGMVAGGLMGGLVGWLKYKFNIHEVVTTIMFNYIAQYVISFFIHMYYIDPISRQSKYITEAARLTLVNVEIANLKMNIPLGFILAIAIAIIIKFLMDKTVVGFEIKAVGSNRDAAKYTGIKVGSNTVLAMVISGGLAGLAGVTYYLGYFGSIQPKVLTNIGFDSIAVALLGNAHPIGIIFSSFLISIIDQGSTYMSSQAGIRQEIASVIIGLILLFSACGAYVKHKVSRLKEKEVDRKDSES; encoded by the coding sequence ATGAGTAAGGATAAAAAGAAAACAAGTCTACGTTATCGTCTGATTTGGCCACTAAGAAATGAAAAATGGCAACCAATCAGCATTCCGGTTGCCTCTATACTAGTCAGTTTCATAGCTGCGGCGATTATCATCCTGTTGCTCGGTAAAAATCCGTTCCAAGCATTTTACAACTTGTTCCAAGGAGCAGGAATCTTGCCGAAGCCAACGTACGCCGGCTACAAGAGCATGTTTACCGACTTTTTGCAATTGCTGAACGCCATGACGCCAATGGTATTTGCCAGTCTGGCAGTGGCCGTTGCCCTTAGAGCAGGACTATTTAATATTGGGGTTTCCGGTCAAATGCTATTCTCCGGGTTTTTAGCGACCGTTATTGTCGGTTACAGCGGGTTGGATGCTTTTATTGCAAAACCGCTTGTATTGCTGGTCGGAATGGTTGCCGGCGGCTTGATGGGTGGATTAGTAGGATGGCTAAAATATAAATTTAACATTCATGAAGTCGTAACGACGATTATGTTCAATTACATTGCCCAATACGTCATAAGCTTCTTTATTCATATGTATTATATTGATCCGATTTCAAGACAGTCTAAATATATTACGGAAGCAGCGCGATTGACGTTAGTAAATGTTGAGATCGCAAACTTGAAAATGAATATTCCATTGGGCTTTATTTTGGCCATCGCAATCGCGATTATCATCAAGTTTCTTATGGACAAAACAGTTGTTGGTTTTGAAATTAAAGCAGTAGGATCCAACCGGGATGCGGCGAAGTATACAGGAATAAAGGTCGGTAGCAATACGGTCTTAGCCATGGTCATTTCAGGCGGTTTAGCCGGTCTGGCAGGTGTGACGTATTATTTAGGCTATTTTGGTTCCATACAGCCAAAAGTGTTAACAAATATCGGTTTTGACTCCATTGCGGTGGCACTATTAGGAAACGCTCATCCAATCGGGATTATTTTTTCATCTTTCTTAATATCGATTATTGACCAAGGAAGCACGTATATGAGTTCACAGGCTGGAATCAGACAAGAAATTGCTTCTGTGATCATCGGGTTAATCCTATTGTTTAGTGCATGTGGTGCGTACGTGAAACATAAAGTCAGCCGCTTGAAGGAAAAAGAAGTGGATCGAAAGGACAGTGAATCATAA
- a CDS encoding ABC transporter permease — MDTIIIDGLSFALPLFIMAIGGIYSEKSGITNLALEGFQGFGAFIGAMSAVLIANASGAAIEDMFYVALLFAMIGGMGFSIIHAVLSIKFKANQVISGVVINILALALTTFLTTQINALVFGAASDKFRLGVSERFTIDGLANIPVVGAVFTNVYPFQVIIVVIAIFAWYVLYKTKFGLRLRASGENPQSVDAAGVSVSKIRFSAVLISGLLSGLAGMCFAYSISAQFSSGIYMGYGFLAIAALIFGNWRILPTLGACLLFGFAKSGGMFIAQSMALPSSFTDLFMILPYVVTLMLLIFFSKSNRAPRALGEIYDKGKR; from the coding sequence ATGGATACGATTATTATTGATGGATTATCCTTTGCTCTACCTCTTTTTATCATGGCGATCGGCGGTATATATAGTGAGAAAAGTGGGATTACCAATTTAGCGCTTGAAGGCTTTCAAGGGTTCGGTGCATTCATCGGAGCTATGTCAGCTGTTTTGATCGCAAATGCTTCTGGAGCAGCTATTGAGGATATGTTCTACGTGGCGTTACTGTTTGCGATGATTGGCGGAATGGGATTTTCCATTATTCATGCTGTACTAAGTATTAAATTTAAGGCAAATCAAGTCATCAGCGGTGTCGTCATTAATATTTTGGCGTTAGCCCTAACGACATTCTTAACAACACAGATCAATGCCCTCGTATTCGGAGCGGCTTCGGACAAGTTCCGATTAGGTGTATCGGAGCGATTTACGATTGACGGTTTAGCCAATATACCTGTGGTTGGTGCGGTATTTACGAATGTGTATCCGTTCCAAGTAATCATCGTTGTCATTGCTATTTTTGCATGGTATGTCTTATATAAAACAAAGTTTGGATTGCGCCTACGAGCGAGTGGGGAAAATCCTCAATCCGTTGATGCAGCAGGTGTAAGTGTATCGAAAATACGGTTTTCTGCGGTTCTTATATCAGGACTCTTATCAGGTCTCGCTGGTATGTGTTTTGCCTATTCCATTTCAGCCCAATTTTCTTCAGGCATTTATATGGGATATGGATTCTTGGCGATTGCAGCGTTAATCTTTGGTAACTGGAGAATCCTGCCGACGTTGGGAGCTTGTCTTTTATTTGGTTTTGCTAAATCGGGTGGCATGTTTATTGCCCAGTCGATGGCATTACCAAGTAGTTTCACTGATTTATTCATGATTTTACCGTATGTAGTAACGTTGATGTTATTGATCTTTTTCTCTAAATCAAATCGAGCTCCAAGAGCGTTGGGCGAAATTTATGATAAAGGGAAGAGATAA
- a CDS encoding DUF4256 domain-containing protein, translating into MNKELTSEQREQLLDVLKARFEKNIHRHGGLEWEKVQTKLAANPEKLWSLHEMERTGGEPDVVEYNLENDEYIFYDCSAESPKGRRSVCYDRAALEARKKHKPENSAMDMATAMGIELLTEEQYRTLQRLDNFDKKTSSWVQTPADIRELGGAIFCDYRYGKVFLYHNGADSYYAARGFRGSLRV; encoded by the coding sequence ATGAATAAAGAGCTGACAAGCGAACAACGTGAACAATTACTCGACGTATTGAAAGCCCGTTTCGAGAAAAATATACATCGGCATGGAGGTCTTGAATGGGAGAAAGTCCAAACGAAATTGGCTGCAAATCCGGAAAAACTTTGGTCGCTGCATGAAATGGAAAGAACCGGCGGAGAACCTGATGTTGTGGAATATAATCTAGAGAATGACGAATACATTTTCTATGATTGTTCAGCGGAAAGTCCTAAAGGCCGTAGAAGTGTTTGTTACGACCGTGCAGCATTGGAGGCACGGAAAAAACATAAACCGGAAAATAGCGCTATGGATATGGCGACTGCAATGGGCATTGAACTGTTAACAGAAGAACAATATCGAACACTGCAGAGACTTGATAACTTTGATAAGAAAACATCTAGTTGGGTGCAAACACCTGCTGATATTAGAGAACTTGGCGGTGCTATATTTTGCGATTATCGTTATGGCAAAGTATTTTTATATCATAACGGTGCGGACTCGTATTACGCTGCAAGAGGGTTCCGTGGCTCACTGAGAGTTTGA